The window ATAGTATTCCATTAATAGCAAGTTCTATTATGAGTAAGAAAATTGCTGCCGGAGCTGGTGCTATTGTATTAGATGTAAAAACTGGTGACGGAGCATTTATGAAAACGACGGATGATGCAAGAGAGCTAGCACAAGCAATGGTTCGCATCGGGAATAATGTGGGAAGAAAAACGATGGCTATTATTTCAGATATGAGTCAACCTCTTGGTAGAGCAATCGGGAATTCACTAGAAATAGTGGAAGCTATTGATACATTAAAAGGAAACGGTCCAGATGATTTAACAGAGCTATGTTTGACGCTTGGAAGTCAAATGGTAGTAGTTGGTGAAAAGGCGGAAACTTTAGAAGAAGCAAGAGAAATGCTACTAGCTGTTATTGAAGATGGCTCTGCGTTAGAAATCTTCAAGCAATTTATCAAATGGCAAGGTGGTAACGAGAAAATCGTTGACGATATTTCTTTACTACCTCAAGCATCGTACAAATTTGAAGTCCCAGCATCCAAAGATGGTTTTATCACCTTTATGGAAGCAGACGAAATTGGAACTGCTGCTATGTTATTAGGAGCGGGAAGAGCTACTAAGGAATCAGAAATAGATTTAGCGGTTGGTATAGTGCTAAATAAAAAAGTTGGAGACTCTGTAAGCAAAGGAGATTCACTAGCTACTATTTATTCCAATAGAGAAGATGTACAAGAAGTAATGGATAAGTTAACTCAGTTTATCGATATAGAATCTACTAAAAAAGAAGCACCACCTTTAATTTATGAAGTAATAACTAAATAAGCCATCTAAATTAATTAGGTATCTCGTAAGGGTTTATAAAAACTTTTGCGAGATGCCTATTTTTTTGATTAAAAAAAAGAATATGTTCCCATACTTTAAATGACCACCCTCTGTCGAAAATCGACTAATAAGCGATGATTTCTTCTACTTTTGTCAAGCGCAAGGAATTTTCAAGGAACATGTGGAATAGCGCTATCTAAGGAGGCGATTTTATGATTCATGAAGTAGAAAAAGTAGGAGACGAAATTATTATTATTCGATTAAAAGGTGAATTAGATCATCACAGTACAAATGATATTAGAAATGAGATAGTTCCAATGATTAAAAACGGGTCTATTAAAGTACTAGTTTGGAATTTGAAAGATTTGCATTTTATGGATAGCTCGGGGATAGGACTAATTCTAGGCAGAATGAGAGAGCTTGCTCCAATAGATGGACAAACAATTATTGTAAATCCATCCCCAACAATGCGCAAAATTTTTCAGTTTGCAGGTTTAAGCCCTTATATTTATAGTGAATCCGAAATTGAAATAATGTCTAAGTTAGGGGGAATAGTTTATGGACAATGAGATCACATTATCTTTTATCGCTAAAAGTGAGAATGAGGCACTTGCTAGAATGGTTATGTCTAGTTTTATTGCAACGATTGACCCGACAATTGAAGAATTATCTGAATTTAAAACAGTCATATCTGAAGCTGTAACGAATGCTATCGTTCATGGTTATGAGGAAGACGGCGTCG is drawn from Psychrobacillus sp. INOP01 and contains these coding sequences:
- a CDS encoding pyrimidine-nucleoside phosphorylase, giving the protein MRMIDIIEKKRDGKALSKEEIEFFIDGCTTGAIPDYQMSSLLMAIFFQNMTDEERADLTMAMVNSGETIDLSAIEGVKVDKHSTGGVGDTTTLVLGPLVAACGVPVAKMSGRGLGHTGGTIDKLEAIEGFHVELTSEQFVKQVNELKVAVIGQSGNLTPADKKLYALRDVTGTVNSIPLIASSIMSKKIAAGAGAIVLDVKTGDGAFMKTTDDARELAQAMVRIGNNVGRKTMAIISDMSQPLGRAIGNSLEIVEAIDTLKGNGPDDLTELCLTLGSQMVVVGEKAETLEEAREMLLAVIEDGSALEIFKQFIKWQGGNEKIVDDISLLPQASYKFEVPASKDGFITFMEADEIGTAAMLLGAGRATKESEIDLAVGIVLNKKVGDSVSKGDSLATIYSNREDVQEVMDKLTQFIDIESTKKEAPPLIYEVITK
- a CDS encoding anti-sigma factor antagonist (This anti-anti-sigma factor, or anti-sigma factor antagonist, belongs to a family that includes characterized members SpoIIAA, RsbV, RsfA, and RsfB.), which gives rise to MIHEVEKVGDEIIIIRLKGELDHHSTNDIRNEIVPMIKNGSIKVLVWNLKDLHFMDSSGIGLILGRMRELAPIDGQTIIVNPSPTMRKIFQFAGLSPYIYSESEIEIMSKLGGIVYGQ